A part of Desulfitibacter alkalitolerans DSM 16504 genomic DNA contains:
- a CDS encoding tyrosine-type recombinase/integrase translates to MRHSHASLLLKRGINPKVIQERLGHSTIGITLNLYSHLTPGMQEEASNMINDLFADKRTPPKTGEVSE, encoded by the coding sequence ATTAGACATTCCCACGCAAGCCTGCTGCTTAAGAGAGGCATAAACCCTAAGGTGATTCAAGAAAGACTAGGCCACTCAACTATTGGCATAACCCTAAATTTGTACAGTCATCTAACACCTGGAATGCAGGAGGAGGCTTCTAACATGATAAATGACTTATTTGCCGATAAAAGAACCCCTCCTAAAACAGGAGAGGTTAGCGAATAA
- a CDS encoding TRAP transporter large permease: MDISIILIVFSVFLLVLLLGHPLSFTLGGLAIIFGVTLWGNMGVLNMFIRTLSNLATSIAYVAIPLFIFMGAILERSGAADDLFESMYIVLGKLKGGLAITTVVICTLLAASTGIIGASITVMGMLAMPTMLKHKYNLRLAAGSVMSSGCLGTLIPPSIILIIYGAQAQISIAKLFAGGIGAGLLLAFMYIAYIAIRCAINPNYGPAIPQQEADKYNASQKLMMTIKSIAPTLGLILAVLGSILFGLATPTEAAAIGALGAAIIALFHRKLSWNMIKESCFVTMKTTAMIMWIILCASMFTAVFLGLGGGRLISELMLGLDMNRWAILSIILFIILIMGMFIDSYGVLLIGVPIFTPLVYSLGFDPIWFGIMFAVMIQASYISPPFAYAVFYLKGVSPPDVPTMELYKATFPFLLIQLIALVILALFPQIITWLPSLI; the protein is encoded by the coding sequence ATGGACATAAGTATAATCTTAATTGTCTTTTCTGTCTTTTTATTAGTTCTGCTGCTGGGACATCCACTTTCTTTTACCCTGGGAGGTTTAGCAATTATTTTTGGTGTGACCTTATGGGGGAATATGGGGGTCCTTAATATGTTTATAAGAACCCTTTCTAATCTTGCAACCAGCATTGCTTATGTTGCTATTCCACTTTTCATTTTCATGGGCGCAATTTTAGAGAGGTCAGGAGCTGCCGATGACTTGTTTGAATCCATGTATATAGTTCTTGGTAAACTCAAGGGAGGACTAGCAATTACTACAGTTGTAATATGTACACTCCTTGCTGCTTCCACAGGTATAATAGGAGCTTCAATTACAGTAATGGGTATGCTGGCTATGCCTACAATGCTAAAGCATAAGTATAATCTTAGACTGGCAGCAGGCTCTGTTATGTCTTCGGGATGTTTGGGGACATTAATTCCTCCAAGTATTATTTTAATAATATATGGTGCCCAGGCACAGATTTCCATAGCTAAATTATTTGCCGGTGGTATTGGAGCAGGCCTATTGCTTGCCTTTATGTATATTGCTTACATTGCCATCAGGTGTGCTATTAATCCTAACTATGGTCCTGCAATACCCCAACAGGAAGCCGATAAATATAATGCTTCACAAAAACTAATGATGACTATTAAGTCAATAGCACCTACACTAGGCCTGATATTGGCAGTCCTGGGCTCAATTCTATTCGGTCTTGCAACTCCAACAGAAGCTGCGGCTATTGGTGCATTAGGTGCAGCAATTATAGCCTTGTTTCATAGAAAGTTAAGCTGGAATATGATTAAGGAAAGCTGCTTTGTTACCATGAAAACAACTGCTATGATCATGTGGATAATACTATGTGCATCAATGTTTACAGCGGTTTTCCTGGGACTGGGTGGTGGTAGATTAATCTCAGAGCTCATGCTGGGATTAGATATGAATAGATGGGCCATACTGAGTATAATACTGTTCATTATTCTGATAATGGGCATGTTCATTGATTCTTATGGTGTTCTGCTAATTGGAGTACCTATATTTACACCATTAGTTTATTCTCTTGGTTTTGACCCCATCTGGTTTGGAATAATGTTTGCTGTGATGATTCAAGCGTCTTATATATCTCCACCATTTGCTTATGCTGTTTTTTATTTAAAAGGGGTTTCCCCGCCTGATGTACCAACCATGGAGCTGTATAAAGCTACATTCCCCTTTCTATTGATTCAATTAATTGCTTTAGTCATACTTGCTTTATTCCCACAGATCATTACATGGCTGCCCAGTCTTATATAA
- a CDS encoding uroporphyrinogen decarboxylase family protein, translating to MINRPDKPDFERIKTALYCSEPDRVPLAELIIDPKIKNAYMGKKVEGLKDDVEFWAAAGYDYILLSKGLLEPGHVLEGTSVQKTKTETSLYEDGIEERDWANLHEGVIKTEEDFEKYNWPNPDDLDYSEYEDVKKLLPDNMKVITTSGKIFTCAWMLMGFEHFCMSMYDQPGLVQRLFDKLGEIQFKVLERVLEHTDVVQAVWMPDDIAYAEALMVSPEHLRKYLFPWYKKFSKECKLRSLPFIYHSDGKLWDILDDLVDIGFNAIHPIEPKAMDINQLKDTVNGKLCIMGNLDLGYTLTRGTPEEVIAETKERIAYLAPGGGYCVGASNSVPSYVPIENYKAMVETTFKYGKYPINI from the coding sequence ATGATTAATAGACCTGACAAACCAGATTTTGAAAGAATTAAAACTGCGTTATATTGTTCTGAACCTGACAGGGTACCTTTAGCAGAACTAATTATTGACCCTAAGATAAAGAATGCATATATGGGTAAAAAGGTTGAAGGATTAAAGGATGATGTGGAATTTTGGGCGGCAGCTGGTTATGACTATATCTTATTGTCCAAGGGTTTGCTTGAACCTGGTCATGTATTAGAAGGCACATCTGTTCAAAAAACAAAAACAGAAACAAGTCTTTATGAAGACGGCATAGAGGAGAGAGATTGGGCTAATCTCCATGAAGGAGTTATAAAAACTGAAGAGGATTTTGAAAAGTATAACTGGCCTAACCCTGATGACCTTGATTACTCAGAATATGAAGACGTTAAAAAATTGCTGCCAGACAATATGAAGGTTATTACTACCTCAGGAAAAATCTTTACATGCGCCTGGATGTTAATGGGATTTGAGCATTTCTGCATGTCCATGTATGATCAACCAGGCCTAGTCCAAAGACTATTTGACAAACTCGGAGAGATACAGTTTAAAGTTTTAGAAAGGGTTTTAGAGCACACTGATGTTGTGCAAGCAGTTTGGATGCCAGATGACATTGCCTATGCAGAAGCCTTGATGGTGTCTCCTGAGCACTTGAGAAAATATTTGTTCCCCTGGTATAAAAAATTCAGCAAAGAATGCAAACTACGATCTCTGCCTTTCATATATCATTCAGATGGAAAACTATGGGACATCTTGGATGATTTAGTTGACATAGGTTTTAATGCTATTCATCCAATTGAGCCAAAGGCAATGGATATTAACCAGCTAAAGGATACGGTTAATGGCAAGTTGTGTATCATGGGCAACCTGGACCTAGGGTATACATTAACTAGAGGTACACCTGAAGAGGTCATCGCCGAAACAAAGGAGAGAATAGCCTATCTAGCTCCTGGTGGCGGGTATTGTGTTGGGGCTAGTAATTCTGTCCCTTCATATGTACCAATAGAGAATTATAAAGCCATGGTTGAAACTACTTTTAAATATGGGAAATACCCGATTAATATTTAG
- a CDS encoding AlbA family DNA-binding domain-containing protein produces the protein MTRDELLDIIDNGEWVDVEFKRAANNLPADVWQTVSAFANTKGGTIGFGIEETDGGFNVHGVENPEKLQSDFLTTLRGEKFNIALSAAAERHEIDGKIVLIFHINEMPRQAKPIYYGNNIHNSFIRLGSGDQRCSQEEIQRMLREASEQSSDSMILEGYTEDDLEVDTIKKYRSYLSAYDPSSPLLSLQQNEFLQRIGAISIRRPGNTSGLTLAGLLLFGKIDSIQSVLQQYENQYYYVSSNEWGTEDRWDDRVICQENLIDT, from the coding sequence ATGACTAGAGACGAACTATTAGACATTATAGATAATGGTGAATGGGTAGATGTAGAATTTAAGAGAGCAGCTAATAATTTGCCTGCCGATGTTTGGCAAACTGTGAGCGCTTTTGCCAACACAAAAGGCGGTACAATAGGTTTCGGGATAGAGGAGACAGATGGAGGCTTTAATGTCCATGGAGTGGAAAATCCCGAAAAGCTACAGAGTGATTTCCTAACTACATTACGTGGGGAAAAATTCAATATTGCCTTATCAGCAGCTGCAGAACGTCATGAAATAGATGGAAAAATTGTTTTGATCTTTCATATAAATGAGATGCCTAGGCAGGCAAAACCTATTTATTACGGTAACAACATACATAACTCTTTTATTCGGTTGGGGAGCGGGGATCAGCGTTGCTCTCAGGAAGAAATTCAACGAATGCTAAGAGAGGCTTCCGAGCAGTCTAGTGACTCAATGATTTTAGAGGGTTATACAGAGGATGATTTAGAAGTAGATACTATAAAGAAATACCGTAGTTATCTATCTGCCTATGATCCTTCTTCGCCATTATTAAGTTTACAACAAAATGAATTTTTGCAAAGGATTGGTGCTATAAGCATAAGAAGACCAGGTAATACATCCGGGCTTACATTGGCGGGCTTACTATTATTTGGAAAAATAGATTCTATCCAATCTGTGTTGCAGCAGTATGAAAATCAGTATTATTATGTAAGTTCTAATGAGTGGGGAACTGAGGATCGCTGGGACGATCGTGTCATTTGTCAAGAAAACTTGATCGATACATAA
- a CDS encoding sigma-54 interaction domain-containing protein codes for MKLNDQFWDAIVTGVIVVDKKGEIVVFNKAAEKITGYSRDKAIGKCIISLIPNSSLLEVLKSGKAETNQRLEINGRTIVSDRSPILEGNNIVGAISIFRDIGDLEKLSKQLSYVKEINRELDTIIESMDDGLVLVDKDGYVIRVNEAYKRLTGITNEDYLGKHVNRLIQEGYIQKAISPLVMERRSKVTIIDVRCGRELLLTGVPVFDDNNQITCVVNVARDITELNKLKAKLAESEQTQNRYFHELELLRSRQNFKQIITKNPEMNHKLELAFHVAQVDSSVLILGETGVGKELLAQLIHRASKRANNPFIKINCGAIPENLLETELFGYEYGAFTGALKEGKPGLFELAQKGTLFLDEIGELSLSLQVKILRAIQEKEITRIGGKSTIMLDVRIIAATNRDLMEMVKQKRFREDLFYRLNVVPIEIPPLRNRKEDIIPLANEFLNKINSKYGFQKWLHPDLINQFLNYDWPGNIRELENTIERLVVTSIDDCIGVESFKHNAVDELNDYKYNLVKKASLKTILEEKEKQIIHDAYKETRSTRKTAEALGISQSSVVKKMKKYNLADT; via the coding sequence ATGAAATTAAATGACCAGTTCTGGGATGCTATTGTGACTGGAGTTATTGTTGTTGATAAAAAAGGCGAAATTGTCGTTTTTAATAAAGCAGCAGAAAAGATAACAGGTTACAGCAGAGATAAGGCAATTGGCAAATGCATAATAAGTCTTATACCTAACTCAAGTTTGTTAGAAGTTTTAAAAAGTGGTAAAGCTGAGACAAATCAAAGATTAGAAATCAATGGGAGAACCATAGTATCTGATAGGAGCCCTATTTTAGAGGGCAACAATATAGTAGGGGCCATTTCAATTTTTAGAGACATTGGTGATTTAGAAAAACTATCTAAACAGTTGTCATATGTAAAAGAAATAAACAGGGAATTAGATACAATTATTGAATCCATGGATGATGGCTTAGTTCTTGTAGATAAAGATGGCTATGTTATCAGGGTAAATGAAGCATATAAGCGCCTAACTGGTATTACTAATGAAGATTATCTAGGCAAGCATGTAAATAGATTAATTCAGGAGGGTTACATTCAAAAAGCTATTAGCCCTCTAGTGATGGAAAGAAGATCAAAGGTAACAATTATTGATGTGCGTTGTGGAAGGGAACTCCTTCTAACTGGCGTGCCAGTGTTTGATGACAACAACCAGATAACTTGTGTTGTAAATGTGGCAAGGGATATAACAGAACTAAATAAGCTTAAGGCTAAATTGGCAGAAAGCGAACAAACCCAGAATAGATATTTTCATGAGTTGGAGCTATTAAGATCAAGGCAGAACTTCAAACAGATTATTACTAAAAATCCTGAAATGAACCATAAGCTTGAACTGGCTTTTCATGTGGCACAAGTAGATTCATCTGTATTAATACTTGGGGAGACTGGTGTAGGAAAGGAGCTGCTTGCTCAATTAATTCACAGGGCTAGCAAAAGGGCAAACAATCCTTTCATAAAAATAAACTGTGGTGCAATACCGGAAAACTTATTGGAGACTGAACTGTTCGGTTATGAATACGGGGCTTTTACAGGTGCCCTTAAGGAAGGAAAACCTGGTTTGTTTGAACTGGCCCAAAAAGGCACACTATTTCTAGATGAAATTGGCGAGTTGAGTTTAAGCTTACAAGTGAAAATTCTGCGGGCTATCCAGGAAAAGGAAATTACAAGAATTGGCGGCAAGAGCACTATAATGTTAGATGTAAGAATTATTGCAGCTACTAACAGAGATCTTATGGAAATGGTTAAACAAAAAAGATTCAGGGAGGATCTTTTTTATCGGTTAAATGTAGTCCCTATAGAAATTCCTCCTCTTCGAAACAGGAAAGAGGACATAATTCCCTTAGCCAATGAATTCCTAAATAAGATTAACTCTAAATATGGTTTTCAAAAATGGCTTCATCCCGATTTAATCAATCAATTTTTAAATTATGACTGGCCAGGCAACATTAGAGAATTAGAAAACACTATTGAAAGACTAGTAGTGACATCAATTGATGATTGTATTGGCGTTGAAAGCTTCAAGCATAATGCAGTGGATGAACTAAATGATTATAAATATAATTTAGTTAAAAAAGCATCCTTGAAAACTATTTTAGAAGAAAAAGAGAAACAAATAATACATGATGCATACAAAGAAACCAGGAGCACAAGAAAAACAGCAGAGGCCCTGGGGATTTCCCAGTCAAGTGTAGTTAAGAAAATGAAAAAGTACAACCTGGCAGATACATGA
- a CDS encoding IclR family transcriptional regulator, whose translation MVEKLNKSAMRALDVLSLLARAEGPLTITEISKALGIPKSSTFELVYTLVHKQYLQVHDKNLKNYKIGIKTFEAGAAYLSKADLHTESRPLLEKMSLTSGETVFLAVEDNGDVVYLDKVEGPRLIRTTAVLGSRYPMHCTGLGKALLAAYPEDRVKEITGGGQLLARTEFSITRFSSLLEDLAETRKRGFSIDMRESEVDVCCVAAPIYNSHMEPIAAISIAALATNYENTLNSYSLLVTKTALEISKRLGYVGDKLYP comes from the coding sequence ATGGTAGAAAAACTTAACAAATCTGCAATGCGTGCCTTAGATGTTTTGAGTTTACTAGCCAGGGCAGAAGGGCCATTGACAATTACAGAAATAAGTAAAGCCCTGGGGATACCTAAAAGCAGCACATTTGAGCTTGTCTATACACTAGTTCACAAGCAGTATTTACAGGTACACGACAAAAATCTTAAAAATTATAAAATTGGCATAAAAACCTTTGAAGCTGGAGCAGCTTACCTGTCCAAGGCTGATCTCCATACAGAGTCAAGGCCTCTACTGGAAAAAATGAGTTTAACATCAGGGGAAACAGTATTTTTGGCTGTAGAAGACAATGGAGATGTGGTATACCTTGATAAAGTGGAGGGTCCTAGACTTATAAGGACTACTGCAGTGCTAGGATCCAGGTACCCCATGCATTGTACTGGCCTGGGAAAGGCCTTGTTAGCTGCCTACCCTGAAGACAGGGTTAAAGAGATAACTGGAGGTGGTCAATTACTTGCAAGAACAGAGTTTTCTATTACTCGCTTTAGCTCTCTTCTTGAAGACCTGGCGGAAACCAGAAAAAGGGGCTTTTCCATTGATATGAGAGAAAGTGAAGTGGATGTCTGCTGTGTCGCTGCACCCATTTACAATAGTCACATGGAGCCCATAGCTGCCATAAGCATAGCTGCTTTAGCTACTAACTATGAGAACACATTAAATTCTTATAGCTTATTAGTAACAAAAACAGCTCTAGAAATATCCAAAAGACTAGGGTATGTTGGTGATAAACTATATCCTTAA
- a CDS encoding DUF1186 domain-containing protein, with product MDYLLEIKKQFPKIKPYQENDWEWENEAKEFLRKGELEKAENLYKKLCLSQPEHHAGFEGLAYTYLAKNETRKASWFMQEAIKRAEEFLKDNSIDIEVIDEMRHALKKIKEEKSLRDNDDLNDDTIDIMELLGKITYFEEKFHKEELAEIINKKDKAIPQLLNIMKDVRDNYQKYLEDDYFIHVYATFLLAQFKIKDFFEIIIDIAKLPGKITHELYGDTITEDLGRIIASVYNGNTRLIYDLIENKEVDEYVRWQGINALVVLALQGILKREEVITYLKNLLIKKAKENDLEVMDGIINGLTDLYPEEAIEEIKWAYKNHLVDETIIDLDDILMGRGIGKEAYLEDKKSDRHAQLIGDINGEMGWWYCFKENQKKFNQNFSQRLDSTKIDPKPKPKPKPSNKANAIVKETKIGRNEPCPCNSGKKYKKCCGK from the coding sequence ATGGATTATTTATTAGAAATCAAAAAACAATTTCCAAAAATTAAGCCCTATCAGGAAAATGACTGGGAATGGGAGAATGAAGCTAAAGAATTTTTAAGAAAGGGAGAGCTAGAAAAAGCAGAGAATCTATACAAAAAACTATGCTTGTCTCAACCTGAACATCATGCTGGGTTTGAAGGATTAGCTTATACATATTTAGCAAAAAATGAAACACGTAAAGCCAGTTGGTTTATGCAAGAGGCAATTAAAAGGGCAGAGGAGTTTTTAAAAGATAACTCTATTGACATAGAGGTAATAGATGAAATGAGACATGCTTTAAAGAAAATTAAAGAAGAAAAATCTTTACGTGATAATGATGATTTAAACGATGACACTATAGATATTATGGAGCTGTTGGGTAAGATAACATATTTTGAAGAAAAATTCCACAAAGAAGAATTAGCAGAAATAATTAATAAGAAAGACAAAGCTATTCCCCAACTATTGAATATTATGAAAGATGTTCGAGACAACTACCAAAAATATTTAGAGGATGATTATTTCATCCATGTATATGCAACTTTTTTGCTGGCCCAATTCAAGATTAAAGACTTTTTTGAAATAATTATTGATATTGCCAAACTGCCCGGAAAAATTACACATGAATTATATGGAGATACAATCACAGAAGACTTAGGAAGAATTATTGCTTCAGTTTATAATGGTAATACAAGATTGATCTATGATTTGATAGAGAATAAAGAAGTTGATGAATATGTGAGATGGCAAGGAATAAATGCATTAGTAGTGTTAGCTTTGCAGGGGATATTGAAGCGAGAAGAAGTAATAACTTATTTGAAAAATCTATTGATAAAAAAGGCTAAAGAAAATGATCTTGAAGTCATGGATGGTATAATAAACGGCTTAACTGATTTATATCCAGAAGAAGCCATAGAGGAAATAAAGTGGGCTTATAAAAATCATCTGGTTGATGAAACAATAATTGACCTGGACGATATATTAATGGGACGAGGTATTGGTAAAGAGGCTTACCTTGAAGATAAAAAGTCAGATAGACATGCACAACTAATTGGAGATATTAACGGTGAAATGGGTTGGTGGTATTGTTTTAAAGAAAACCAAAAGAAATTTAATCAGAATTTTAGTCAGAGGTTAGATTCGACCAAAATTGACCCCAAACCCAAACCCAAACCCAAACCATCAAATAAAGCTAATGCAATAGTTAAAGAAACTAAAATAGGAAGAAATGAACCATGCCCATGTAACAGCGGCAAAAAATACAAGAAGTGCTGCGGTAAATAA
- the dctP gene encoding TRAP transporter substrate-binding protein DctP, with the protein MKKHSMIVLIILLTVFILALSGCGGGNQSASQGSSSTGFAERPEFVWRMQVIHNPGQSDFEQNVKTAEEIYIASNGRLKIEVHPNGTFVGSMEGFQACGDGVFEMHSSWPVYARGIEYALLPLSTGNMTMDAVDKYVWLYEHGGWEIMQKAFDKLNLQFIAAEVWGTEVLMANEPFKTIEEMRGKTFRTSDPRLLEKNGVAAITLPLEEVFTGLATGAVDMAEFGNLDYNVGLGLTDVTKYGIWPDFWNVHFVTTVVVNKDAWNQLPPDLQMIVKLGFQAREFQHLTKSQYRSAIAMNELEQQAKMEFIRMSEEQWPKMRAQMYEIELEDIKTHGGLTREALESKHEFMKLWYPYKDISRWWGWGLTPEEMAGFELD; encoded by the coding sequence ATGAAAAAGCATTCTATGATTGTTTTGATAATATTGCTAACTGTATTTATCCTTGCACTATCAGGATGCGGTGGAGGAAACCAAAGTGCTTCTCAAGGATCATCATCAACTGGATTTGCAGAGAGACCAGAATTTGTCTGGAGGATGCAGGTAATCCATAACCCCGGGCAAAGTGATTTTGAGCAAAATGTAAAAACAGCTGAAGAGATATATATAGCAAGTAATGGACGTTTAAAGATAGAGGTGCACCCTAATGGAACTTTCGTGGGCAGTATGGAAGGTTTTCAAGCTTGTGGAGATGGAGTATTTGAAATGCATTCAAGCTGGCCTGTGTATGCTAGAGGAATTGAATATGCATTGTTACCACTAAGCACAGGCAACATGACCATGGATGCAGTTGACAAATATGTTTGGCTTTATGAGCATGGTGGTTGGGAAATAATGCAGAAAGCATTTGACAAGTTGAATTTACAATTTATTGCAGCAGAAGTCTGGGGCACAGAAGTTTTAATGGCTAATGAACCCTTTAAAACAATTGAGGAAATGAGGGGTAAGACGTTTAGGACATCAGATCCAAGGCTGTTGGAGAAAAATGGTGTTGCAGCTATAACCCTGCCATTAGAAGAAGTATTTACTGGACTAGCAACTGGAGCAGTTGACATGGCTGAATTTGGTAATCTGGATTACAATGTGGGTCTTGGCCTTACTGATGTTACCAAATATGGCATCTGGCCCGACTTTTGGAATGTACACTTTGTAACCACTGTTGTAGTAAATAAAGATGCATGGAATCAGCTTCCCCCTGACCTGCAGATGATAGTAAAACTTGGGTTTCAAGCACGAGAATTTCAACACTTAACAAAAAGTCAATATAGGAGTGCTATTGCTATGAATGAACTAGAACAACAAGCAAAAATGGAATTTATCAGAATGTCAGAAGAACAGTGGCCGAAAATGAGGGCTCAAATGTATGAAATAGAGTTGGAGGATATTAAAACCCATGGCGGACTTACTCGTGAAGCTCTAGAATCAAAACATGAATTCATGAAACTATGGTATCCATACAAGGATATTTCTAGATGGTGGGGCTGGGGCTTAACGCCTGAGGAAATGGCTGGATTTGAACTAGACTAG
- a CDS encoding TRAP transporter small permease subunit — protein sequence MLNALAKVLSSIDKISENVGKAFSFIVILMVILQVIEVFRRYVLEAPTIWNWELVMLLYGAHFVMGGAWVLKNDGHVRTDVIYHRLTPKQKAWLDLILFTCIFFVFAIVMTYKGTLHALYSISVNERTYTLWAPPFWPLKILFAIGFIMLLLQGFAKWLRDLIFIVKGERI from the coding sequence ATGCTAAATGCATTAGCCAAGGTGTTGTCCAGCATTGACAAAATTAGTGAAAACGTTGGAAAAGCATTTAGTTTTATCGTAATATTAATGGTTATTCTCCAGGTTATAGAGGTTTTTAGGAGATATGTACTTGAGGCGCCAACCATATGGAACTGGGAATTGGTCATGCTGCTGTATGGAGCTCACTTTGTTATGGGAGGAGCATGGGTGCTAAAAAATGATGGGCATGTAAGAACAGATGTAATTTATCATAGATTGACTCCCAAGCAAAAGGCCTGGCTTGACCTTATATTGTTTACTTGTATATTTTTTGTTTTTGCAATAGTAATGACATACAAGGGAACTCTTCATGCATTGTATTCAATCTCGGTGAATGAAAGAACTTATACATTGTGGGCACCGCCTTTTTGGCCGTTAAAAATACTATTTGCTATAGGATTTATAATGCTGCTGCTGCAGGGTTTTGCAAAGTGGCTTAGAGATTTAATATTTATTGTTAAAGGAGAACGAATATAA
- a CDS encoding DUF3800 domain-containing protein: MFFRRIINAKIFYIDESGCNGDYVFVAICVENPMIPQNIIKNWRSWMKNRLGKGFHQNEYHDHTASDVERKKVLTLISKNKEIIKCWGIVLKGYGGDHKRKYATAIVELLKHCQITEDDIIIAVDRVEKSSINMNKHIRKVKQMLGMSKLEIGFTESEKEKGIQIADAIAGCISRECFVRPKSPSHFGLIAGLMVKDIKFI; encoded by the coding sequence TTGTTCTTCAGGAGGATAATAAATGCCAAGATATTTTATATAGATGAATCGGGTTGTAATGGGGATTATGTATTTGTGGCCATTTGCGTAGAAAATCCAATGATTCCTCAAAATATAATAAAGAACTGGCGCAGCTGGATGAAAAACCGATTAGGTAAAGGTTTTCATCAAAACGAATACCATGACCATACCGCTTCAGATGTAGAAAGAAAAAAGGTGCTTACTTTAATTTCTAAGAATAAAGAAATTATAAAATGTTGGGGAATTGTTTTAAAAGGTTATGGAGGAGACCATAAAAGAAAGTATGCTACAGCTATTGTAGAACTGCTAAAACATTGCCAAATCACGGAAGATGATATAATTATTGCAGTTGATAGAGTTGAAAAAAGTTCAATTAATATGAATAAACATATTAGAAAGGTTAAACAGATGTTAGGTATGAGCAAGTTGGAAATAGGATTTACGGAATCGGAAAAAGAAAAGGGCATTCAAATAGCGGATGCTATTGCCGGGTGTATTTCTAGAGAGTGCTTTGTAAGACCTAAATCTCCTTCACACTTTGGATTGATAGCTGGGCTAATGGTGAAGGATATTAAATTCATATAA
- a CDS encoding 4Fe-4S dicluster domain-containing protein, with protein MLKFSKDKCVGCSICEVICSMEHEGKINTKKARIRYRDDWPQTGKVEVCRNCGAKPCIKVCQENALDLDGDNNLAFKQEACTGCLDCSTACPFGELPTDGQYPLFCDRCNGAYQCINWCPTKALTKAGEAR; from the coding sequence TTGCTAAAATTCAGCAAAGACAAATGTGTAGGCTGCAGCATATGTGAAGTCATATGCTCAATGGAACATGAAGGAAAAATAAACACAAAAAAAGCCAGAATCCGCTATCGAGATGACTGGCCCCAGACAGGCAAAGTAGAAGTCTGCAGAAACTGTGGAGCAAAGCCCTGTATCAAAGTATGCCAGGAAAATGCCCTGGACCTGGATGGAGACAACAACCTGGCATTTAAACAAGAAGCCTGCACAGGCTGCCTGGACTGCAGTACAGCCTGTCCCTTTGGAGAACTGCCAACAGACGGACAATACCCACTTTTTTGTGACAGATGCAACGGAGCATATCAATGCATAAACTGGTGCCCAACAAAGGCCCTAACAAAGGCAGGTGAAGCAAGATGA
- a CDS encoding ATP-binding protein gives MDRIKRHLNSPFYISEGQRKDNTPVMMAIREALVNMLIHQDFFERKIAQVRHFSNSISFINPGSAQLKEAEDLYIGDLTAPRNPIIAKAFRLVGWAEIAGTGLLKIIHSWQEMKFELPKIENDHGRYQFSITLSQQHFINEDDKEWLFKFAELDLTEQEKLILVAAKKYKSISNSQIRLLLGIEDTLTVSQLLSKLCESHKPLLTKIGTKGRGVRYELNSKKFSRMLLGKIEIK, from the coding sequence ATGGATCGGATTAAACGTCATTTAAATAGCCCTTTTTATATATCTGAAGGACAGAGAAAAGACAATACACCTGTAATGATGGCTATTAGAGAAGCCTTAGTAAACATGCTAATACATCAAGATTTTTTTGAACGAAAGATTGCCCAGGTGCGTCATTTTAGTAATTCTATCAGTTTCATAAATCCTGGATCTGCTCAGCTTAAGGAGGCAGAAGACTTATATATCGGAGACTTAACTGCACCCAGAAACCCTATTATAGCCAAGGCTTTTCGATTAGTTGGTTGGGCTGAAATAGCTGGAACTGGTTTATTGAAGATTATTCATAGTTGGCAAGAAATGAAATTTGAACTTCCTAAAATTGAGAATGATCATGGAAGGTATCAGTTTTCTATTACTTTGTCTCAGCAGCATTTCATTAATGAAGATGATAAAGAGTGGCTTTTCAAATTTGCTGAGTTAGATTTAACCGAACAAGAGAAACTAATATTAGTAGCGGCAAAAAAATATAAATCCATTTCAAATAGTCAAATAAGACTATTATTAGGAATTGAGGATACTTTAACCGTCAGTCAATTACTATCAAAGCTATGTGAGTCTCATAAACCCTTGCTTACAAAGATCGGTACTAAAGGGCGGGGTGTTAGGTACGAATTAAATTCAAAAAAATTTTCTAGAATGCTCTTGGGGAAAATCGAAATCAAGTGA